A stretch of the Acyrthosiphon pisum isolate AL4f chromosome A2, pea_aphid_22Mar2018_4r6ur, whole genome shotgun sequence genome encodes the following:
- the LOC103308127 gene encoding zinc finger MYM-type protein 1-like, whose protein sequence is MELSSEFLEKRRHKIKRMDGEEAIDDGATSVHAKIKNDFYMPVDSILSSLKWRFKRMTILSNDFEFVCGSKLSSMDFDEIKKWTNDLAIKYDKDLNGFELCSEMECFKHQASALMTNFKMTASIDLLKFIHKQNLQDIYPNLEIALRIFLTIPVTTASCERSFSKLKLIKNYLRTTIGQERLTSMAILSIEHEFARQISYDEIIDEFSRLKARKENF, encoded by the coding sequence ATGGAACTGTCATCCGAATTTCTAGAAAAACGAAGgcataaaataaaacgtatggATGGAGAAGAAGCAATAGATGATGGTGCAACATCCGTCCACGccaaaatcaaaaatgatttttacatGCCAGTTGACTCAATCTTATCGAGTTTAAAATGGCGATTTAAAAGAATGACTATTTTATCTAATGACTTTGAATTTGTATGTGGAAGTAAGCTATCGTCAAtggattttgatgaaattaaaaaatggacTAACGATTTAGCAATCAAATACGACAAGGACCTCAATGGATTCGAGCTTTGCTCTGAAATGGAATGTTTTAAACACCAGGCTTCTGCACTGATGACCAATTTCAAAATGACTGCATcgattgatttattaaaatttattcataaacaaaACTTACAAGATATTTATCCTAACCTAGAAATAGCGTTAAGAATATTTCTCACTATTCCAGTAACAACTGCTAGTTGTGAAAGAAGTTTTAGTAaacttaaactaataaaaaattacttaagaaCAACTATTGGACAAGAGAGACTAACAAGCATGGCAATTTTATCCATAGAACATGAATTTGCTAGACAAATTTCATATGACGAAATCATCGATGAATTCTCTAGGCTTAAAGCaagaaaagaaaatttttaa
- the LOC100164193 gene encoding facilitated trehalose transporter Tret1, translated as MNPDTRERTEPVLTSDLPNDHSAVSVNCRNAPIKEPTNQNNNNNNDINVFRTKSKKTFKNALPQILAVSAKNCLLLTYGMTLGLPTIAIPALYSNSVSNITSVRHDDLLQLNKEQISWFSSINLICVPLGCMISGTITQPFGRKPSMIALTLPFILAWLLFHYASTVTQLYLALALCGLCGGLLEAPVLTYVAEITEPHIRGVLAALSSTTVILGSISQFILGNFFHWRKIVLFNTIVPVVAFISLLLIPESPHWLITKGRIAEAEKSLCWLRGWVQPDAVQYELSMLSKSIALNEEKVRMKKNKKFYTFYTRRTFLLPYFIITASFFFGSFGGTSTLQVYAVQIFETLGSPINGYTSTLVLGILQLMGGILGLLLIHWTGKRPLAIVSTLGSSLCFFVVSAYVFIKQYNEEIIINVTWIPLVFLNTAAFMTHISIRLLPWMLIGEVYPPNIRGQASGASGSSSYIFSFIANKSYFMVLDCINLSGTFLLYAIVSLIGCLMLYTMMPETEGVPLEDIQNHFADKTKTFVMKIERSDKIKDKKMWSATNPALELDHTETHI; from the exons ATGAACCCGGATACaag agagagAACCGAACCAGTATTAACAAGTGATTTGCCAAACGATCATTCTGCTGTATCCGTTAACTGCCGTAATGCTCCAATTAAAGAACCTACAAAtcagaataacaataataataacgacattAATGTATTCAGAACTAAATCGAAGAAAACATTCAAAAATGCTTTACCACAG atATTGGCTGTATCAGCTAAGAACTGTTTGCTCTTAACATATGGAATGACGTTAGGACTACCAACAATAGCTATTCCAGCATTGTACTCTAATTCAGTATCAAATATCACTAGTGTAAGACACGACGATTTGCTCCAATTGAACAAAGAACAAATATCATGGTTCA GCagcataaatttaatatgtgttCCACTCGGATGTATGATATCTGGAACTATCACTCAACCTTTTGGACGAAAACCTAGCATGATTGCGCTTACTTTGCCATTCATTTTAGCTTGGTTGTTATTTCATTATGCTTCGACAGTAACTCAGCTCTACTTAGCTTTAGCGCTGTGTGGACTTTGTGGTGGTTTGCTAGAAGCTCCA GTGTTGACCTACGTTGCTGAAATTACTGAACCTCATATTCGAGGTGTGCTTGCTGCTCTGTCATCGACTACAGTCATACTTGGATCTATATCACAATTTATCTTAGGAAACTTTTTTCACTGGAGAAAAATTGTACTTTTCAATACTATTGTACCCGTAGTGgcgtttatttcattattattgataccagAAAGTCCACATTGgcttataa CCAAAGGTCGTATCGCCGAAGCCGAAAAGTCTCTATGTTGGCTTCGTGGTTGGGTTCAACCAGATGCAGTACAATATGAACTATCAATGTTAAGTAAATCAATAGCATTAAATGAAGAGAAagtaagaatgaaaaaaaacaaaaaattttatacattttatacgagACGAACATTTTTACTACCTTACTTCATAATAACAGCTAGTTTCTTTTTTGGAAGCTTTGGTGGGACGAGTACATTGCAAGTCTATGCA GTTCAAATTTTTGAAACGTTGGGGTCTCCGATCAACGGTTATACATCTACATTAGTTCTCGGAATTTTACAATTGATGGGAGGCATTCTAGGTCTATTATTAATTCACTGGACTGGTAAACGTCCTTTAGCAATTGTTTCCACGCTGGGATCTTCTTTGTGTTTTTTCGTTGTGTCAGCATACGTattcataaaacaatacaatgaggaaataattattaacgttaCTTGGATACCGTTAGTGTTTTTGAACACCGCTGCTTTTATGACACATATTTCTATTAGACTATTACCATGGATGTTAATCGGAGAG GTATATCCACCGAATATTCGTGGGCAAGCCAGTGGTGCCAGCGGTTCTAGTTCctacatattttcttttattgcaAATAAGTCATATTTCATGGTACTTGATTGTATTAACTTATCCGGAACATTTCTTTTATACGCCATAGTAAGTCTAATTGGATGTCTAATGTTATACACCATGATGCCAGAAACAGAAGGTGTACCTTTAGAAGACattcaaaatcattttgcggataaaactaaaacatttgTTATGAAAATTGAAAGGAGTGATAAAATCAAAGACAAAAAAATGTGGTCAGCAACAAATCCAGCTTTAGAACTAGATCATACTGAAACCCATATATAA